The following proteins are co-located in the Bacteroidales bacterium genome:
- a CDS encoding glycoside hydrolase family 27 protein, with protein MKKLVFFAAVLFLFASAAAQKFEKLAKTPPMGWNSWNKYGCNVSEALIMQMADVMVSSGMKDAGYEYIVIDDCWQISRDENGEIVPDKERFPHGMKYVADYVHSKGLKFGIYSSAGTVTCQRRPGGFGYEYQDARTYARYGVDYLKYDWCGSTSQDARSTYTNMRNALYKAGRPIVFSICEWGQSKPWEWAGDVGHLWRTTGDISDNWNSMIGIFRQQKELARYAGPYKWNDPDMLEVGNGGMTNEEYKTHFALWCMLASPLMAGNDLATMTPETKAILMNKELIAINQDTLGRQATIYRDNGDYQIWVKTLSNNEKAVCLLNTSDEKKSVLVDFSLLASIRTFGRGFGGPGGMPGAPGAPPVGAPGAGAARPATAGAPATGAAPAAAAPPAGFAGMGPRGGPAPKLEDYIVRDLWDHKDLVLKEASVYVDMLPHSVKVYRFIKK; from the coding sequence ATGAAAAAATTAGTCTTTTTTGCAGCAGTACTTTTCCTATTTGCCAGTGCTGCAGCACAGAAATTTGAAAAACTTGCAAAAACTCCGCCGATGGGCTGGAACAGCTGGAATAAGTATGGCTGTAATGTCAGCGAGGCTCTCATTATGCAGATGGCTGATGTAATGGTGAGTTCCGGAATGAAGGATGCAGGTTATGAATACATTGTGATTGACGACTGCTGGCAGATCTCACGCGATGAAAATGGCGAGATTGTACCTGATAAAGAGAGGTTCCCGCACGGGATGAAGTATGTTGCCGATTATGTACATTCGAAAGGACTTAAATTCGGCATCTATTCAAGTGCTGGCACAGTAACCTGCCAGCGTCGTCCCGGAGGTTTCGGATACGAATACCAGGATGCCCGTACATATGCCAGATACGGTGTTGATTATCTTAAGTACGACTGGTGCGGATCAACATCGCAGGATGCTAGGTCCACTTATACAAACATGAGAAACGCTCTCTACAAAGCGGGCCGACCCATTGTGTTCAGCATATGTGAATGGGGACAGAGCAAACCCTGGGAATGGGCAGGTGATGTGGGTCACTTATGGAGAACAACAGGTGATATCAGCGACAACTGGAACAGTATGATCGGCATTTTCAGACAACAGAAAGAGCTGGCTAGATATGCAGGACCTTACAAATGGAATGATCCTGATATGCTTGAAGTTGGAAACGGCGGTATGACAAATGAAGAATACAAAACCCACTTTGCCCTGTGGTGCATGCTGGCTTCTCCTCTGATGGCAGGTAATGATCTTGCCACAATGACTCCGGAAACTAAAGCCATCCTCATGAATAAGGAGCTGATTGCTATTAATCAGGACACCCTTGGCAGACAGGCAACAATCTACCGCGATAATGGCGATTATCAGATCTGGGTTAAAACCCTCTCAAACAATGAAAAAGCAGTTTGCCTGCTCAATACCAGTGATGAAAAGAAAAGTGTACTTGTAGATTTCTCCCTGCTTGCATCAATCAGAACCTTCGGCAGAGGATTTGGCGGACCAGGCGGTATGCCGGGAGCACCGGGCGCTCCACCAGTAGGAGCACCGGGAGCAGGAGCTGCCAGACCTGCAACAGCAGGAGCCCCAGCAACAGGTGCAGCACCTGCAGCAGCAGCACCCCCTGCAGGCTTTGCAGGAATGGGCCCCCGCGGCGGACCAGCTCCCAAACTAGAAGATTATATTGTAAGGGATCTGTGGGACCACAAAGATCTGGTTCTGAAGGAGGCATCTGTTTATGTTGATATGCTGCCTCATTCAGTAAAAGTCTACCGGTTTATTAAAAAATAA
- a CDS encoding amino acid permease translates to MSQEKHFLQTRVNLFDGISMVAGAMIGSGIFIVSADIARSVGSPGWLMMVWLITGLITIIGALSYGELAAMMPSVGGQYVYLRESYHPLIGFLFGWTTFLVIQCGSIAAVAVGFAKFSGVIFPWISESNILLSIGSLNITSTQFVAIAMIAFLTWLNTRGIVTGKIVLNIFSSTKVIALLGFIVVGLLVTKGITSFDVNKEVFWQASKIGEGNQIIPIAGFALIAAIGTALVGSLFSADAWYNITYISGEVINPKRNVPLSLLFGTLLVSSLYLVANLVYIRILPLHGSPDGIDAVSRGIQYATDDRVATSVMSVIVGDYAAIIMAVFIMISTFGCNHIMILAGPRVYYAMAKDGLFFKKVGSLNNKGVPAFALIVQGVWSVLLCLSGTYGNLLDYVIFAVLLFFTLTILAIFILRKKRPDIPRPYKAFGYPVIPALYILTTFAIMVILLIYKPNYTFPGLGIVLLGIPVFYLWRRFSKNQVKEEEIIP, encoded by the coding sequence ATGTCGCAGGAAAAGCACTTTCTTCAGACCCGTGTAAATCTTTTTGATGGGATATCTATGGTTGCAGGCGCAATGATCGGGTCTGGAATTTTTATAGTAAGTGCTGATATTGCCAGAAGTGTCGGGTCTCCCGGCTGGCTTATGATGGTGTGGCTTATAACCGGACTAATTACAATCATTGGTGCTTTGAGTTATGGAGAACTGGCTGCCATGATGCCAAGTGTAGGAGGTCAATATGTCTATCTCAGAGAGTCTTATCACCCGTTGATTGGATTCCTTTTTGGCTGGACAACTTTTCTTGTAATCCAGTGTGGTTCGATTGCTGCTGTTGCAGTCGGATTTGCGAAATTTAGTGGTGTTATATTCCCATGGATATCAGAAAGTAATATACTTTTATCTATTGGTTCATTAAATATTACCTCCACTCAGTTCGTCGCCATCGCAATGATTGCTTTTCTAACATGGCTGAATACCAGAGGTATTGTTACAGGCAAGATTGTTCTGAATATTTTCTCATCTACAAAAGTAATCGCACTTCTTGGTTTTATAGTAGTAGGTCTGCTTGTGACAAAGGGCATTACCTCTTTTGATGTGAATAAAGAAGTTTTCTGGCAGGCATCGAAAATCGGTGAGGGAAATCAGATAATTCCAATAGCAGGATTCGCTCTGATCGCAGCAATCGGGACTGCTCTTGTGGGTTCATTGTTTTCAGCTGATGCCTGGTATAACATTACTTACATCTCCGGAGAAGTGATAAATCCGAAAAGGAATGTCCCATTAAGTCTTCTGTTTGGAACTCTTCTGGTCTCTTCCCTCTACCTTGTTGCAAATCTGGTTTATATCAGAATACTGCCGCTTCATGGTTCTCCCGATGGAATTGATGCCGTCTCTCGTGGTATACAATATGCAACCGACGACAGGGTAGCTACATCTGTTATGAGTGTGATTGTGGGCGATTATGCTGCAATCATTATGGCGGTGTTTATTATGATCAGCACCTTTGGCTGTAACCATATAATGATACTTGCCGGACCAAGAGTCTATTATGCAATGGCAAAAGACGGACTTTTCTTTAAAAAGGTAGGGAGCCTTAATAATAAAGGAGTTCCTGCATTTGCACTAATTGTTCAGGGTGTTTGGTCAGTATTATTATGTCTTTCAGGAACATATGGGAATCTGCTCGATTATGTAATATTTGCAGTGCTGCTTTTCTTTACACTTACTATCCTTGCGATCTTTATTCTCAGGAAGAAAAGACCGGATATCCCTCGGCCCTATAAGGCTTTTGGATACCCTGTTATTCCGGCATTGTACATACTTACAACTTTTGCAATTATGGTCATTCTTCTGATCTATAAACCTAACTATACCTTCCCCGGACTGGGAATTGTATTGTTGGGGATACCGGTGTTCTATCTCTGGAGAAGATTTTCAAAAAATCAGGTGAAAGAGGAAGAAATTATTCCATAA